The proteins below are encoded in one region of Ornithinimicrobium avium:
- a CDS encoding VOC family protein — MVDPPKSLTARELQQSEGADDWRVLGTGAAAWFLTDSHARGATLAGRVLELADRTVTPLDLDVRARGVRVRIPLTPEDDGWTTDHLATAREVSALAAELGLAADPAGLQDVQLTFDVLDQAAVSPFWETVLGYARVGDEDLVDPARRHPPIWFQDLGTEGPRPLRNRLHLDAVTPRPVAEAVLATVQARGARVVPHGFYATVADAEGNEVDLLELEDWPEQPWQAPGTEDWRLVFAALACYPTTAAGEAAGLVTAAAALADDAGLPLNVDVRPGLVTVATAKDAWETDGRYEALAARVQLAARGLGLVSDPALARFVQVGIDAVDVPAARAFWRAALGYEQDPRTGVTDLVDPRQLNTTVFLQDLDVSETARRAQRNRIHVDVFLPDDLLHERLEAALAAGGTVVHDAGPIWWTVADPEGNEVDLTTAAGREEHWRQAHPG, encoded by the coding sequence ATGGTCGATCCGCCGAAGAGCCTGACCGCCCGCGAGCTGCAGCAGTCGGAGGGCGCAGACGACTGGAGGGTCCTGGGCACGGGCGCTGCCGCCTGGTTCCTCACGGACTCGCACGCGCGGGGCGCCACCCTCGCCGGGCGCGTGCTCGAGCTCGCCGACCGGACCGTGACCCCGCTCGACCTGGACGTGCGCGCGCGAGGGGTGCGTGTCCGCATACCCCTCACCCCCGAGGACGACGGGTGGACGACGGACCACCTGGCCACCGCCCGGGAGGTCTCCGCGCTGGCGGCCGAGCTGGGGCTGGCGGCCGACCCGGCCGGGCTCCAGGACGTCCAGCTGACCTTCGACGTGCTCGACCAGGCCGCGGTGAGCCCGTTCTGGGAGACGGTGCTGGGCTACGCGAGGGTCGGTGACGAGGACCTGGTGGACCCGGCACGGCGCCACCCGCCGATCTGGTTCCAGGACCTGGGCACCGAGGGTCCGCGACCGCTGCGCAACCGGCTGCACCTCGACGCCGTCACCCCGCGCCCGGTGGCCGAGGCCGTCCTGGCCACGGTGCAGGCTCGCGGCGCGCGGGTGGTGCCGCACGGCTTCTACGCCACCGTCGCCGACGCCGAGGGCAACGAGGTGGACCTGCTGGAGCTGGAGGACTGGCCGGAGCAGCCCTGGCAGGCGCCCGGGACCGAGGACTGGCGGCTGGTCTTCGCGGCCCTCGCCTGCTACCCCACCACCGCCGCCGGCGAGGCGGCCGGGCTCGTCACCGCCGCCGCCGCGCTCGCCGACGACGCCGGCCTGCCGCTCAACGTCGACGTACGACCAGGGCTGGTCACGGTCGCCACCGCCAAGGACGCCTGGGAGACCGACGGGCGGTATGAGGCGCTCGCGGCCCGGGTGCAGCTGGCCGCCCGGGGCCTGGGTCTGGTCTCCGACCCCGCCCTCGCCCGGTTCGTCCAGGTCGGCATCGACGCGGTGGACGTGCCGGCCGCGCGGGCGTTCTGGCGGGCGGCCCTGGGCTACGAGCAGGACCCGCGCACCGGGGTGACCGATCTCGTCGACCCGCGCCAGCTCAACACGACCGTCTTCCTCCAGGACCTGGACGTCTCGGAGACGGCGCGGCGCGCCCAGCGCAACCGGATCCACGTCGACGTCTTCCTGCCCGACGACCTCCTGCACGAACGGCTCGAGGCGGCGTTGGCCGCCGGCGGCACGGTCGTGCACGACGCCGGGCCGATCTGGTGGACGGTGGCCGACCCCGAGGGCAACGAGGTCGACCTCACGACGGCCGCGGGCCGCGAGGAGCACTGGCGGCAGGCACACCCCGGATGA
- a CDS encoding glycoside hydrolase family 32 protein, whose protein sequence is MSGTTYHLAPERGWLNDPNGMVRRAGRWHVFFQHNPAGPVHDAIAWGHASSGDLARWDLHPVAFGPTPGGPDAFGCWSGCWLPGEKPAVAYSGIADEAPHSTVCVREGSEDLLTWSAPRVVARTPPEVEVMRDPFVLEHRGRRLAIQGAGLPGGEPAILLHDVGSPSRWDYLGVWLRGHEGVLAAAGPADVWECPQLVPVEDRWVLLLSLHDRGVLGSVVACVGDLVEEDGQPRFVPERVDLLDGGNCFYAPQAALDGQAAPWVMGWAREDAQDPAVRDRAGCMTLPRRLVLHEGRPVLVLDQGAAAVLCGGAPSPVEEAEKVLRGAIVVTVGASAAVLAHPELGEVELTAGSQVWVDADLVEVYPGDGSRASTWRDDRPWTLRSAPRTAVAETVGPRPG, encoded by the coding sequence GTGAGCGGCACGACATACCACCTGGCCCCCGAGCGGGGCTGGCTCAACGACCCCAACGGCATGGTGCGGCGCGCCGGGCGGTGGCACGTCTTCTTCCAGCACAACCCCGCAGGGCCGGTCCACGACGCGATCGCGTGGGGCCACGCCAGCAGCGGGGACCTCGCGCGCTGGGACCTGCACCCGGTCGCCTTCGGCCCGACGCCAGGGGGCCCCGACGCGTTCGGCTGCTGGTCGGGCTGCTGGCTGCCGGGGGAGAAGCCGGCGGTCGCCTACTCGGGCATCGCCGACGAGGCGCCGCACAGCACCGTCTGCGTCCGGGAGGGCAGCGAGGACCTGCTCACCTGGTCAGCGCCGCGCGTGGTGGCGCGCACGCCGCCGGAGGTGGAGGTGATGCGCGACCCGTTCGTCCTCGAGCACCGCGGTCGTCGCCTGGCGATCCAGGGCGCCGGTCTGCCCGGCGGCGAGCCGGCGATCCTCCTGCATGACGTGGGCTCGCCGTCGCGGTGGGACTACCTCGGTGTGTGGTTGCGGGGGCACGAGGGCGTGCTGGCCGCCGCCGGTCCCGCGGACGTGTGGGAGTGCCCGCAGCTGGTGCCGGTCGAGGACCGATGGGTGCTGCTCCTGTCCCTGCACGACCGCGGCGTCCTCGGGTCGGTCGTGGCCTGCGTCGGCGACCTGGTCGAGGAGGACGGGCAGCCGCGGTTCGTGCCGGAGCGCGTCGACCTGCTCGACGGGGGCAACTGCTTCTACGCTCCCCAGGCGGCGCTCGACGGGCAGGCTGCGCCGTGGGTGATGGGCTGGGCGAGGGAGGACGCGCAGGACCCAGCGGTGCGGGACCGGGCGGGCTGCATGACGCTGCCGCGACGGCTGGTCCTGCACGAGGGGCGGCCCGTGCTCGTCCTCGACCAGGGCGCCGCGGCCGTGCTCTGCGGCGGGGCGCCGAGCCCGGTGGAGGAGGCGGAGAAGGTGCTCCGCGGAGCAATCGTGGTCACCGTCGGTGCCTCGGCAGCCGTCCTCGCGCACCCGGAGCTGGGCGAGGTCGAGCTGACTGCCGGAAGCCAGGTATGGGTGGACGCGGACCTCGTGGAGGTCTACCCGGGCGACGGCTCGAGGGCCTCGACCTGGCGGGACGACCGGCCGTGGACGCTGCGGTCGGCGCCGCGCACCGCCGTGGCCGAGACGGTCGGGCCCCGACCGGGGTGA
- a CDS encoding aminotransferase class V-fold PLP-dependent enzyme has product MAGAVREIYGEEFEGARGFLNSATYGLPSRRQLGVLRERLARWESGEMSGAEFDEPVAASRAAFASLAGVPVATVAMGGSVSALVGLVAASVPDGARVATLPGEFTSVTAPFTTQAARGVSVTTLAPGDLEARAGEFDVVAASLVQSADGRVLDTGRLRSAVRDRDTLVLLDVTQAMGWMDLDVAWADAVVGGSYKWLLAPRGAAWMALSGALAGQTVPHAAGWYSGPDPWSQIYTFPALLAPDARRFDTSPAWFTVLGAAVSMPWLAGLEMAAVEQHCVGLANQVRAAAGMEPSNSSIVALHAPGLADRLAGHGVRAAVRAGSVRVSFHLYTTQEDADALVEVLDRLAD; this is encoded by the coding sequence GTGGCTGGAGCGGTGCGCGAGATCTACGGCGAGGAGTTCGAGGGGGCCAGGGGGTTCCTCAACTCGGCGACCTACGGGCTGCCGTCCCGGCGCCAGCTGGGCGTCCTCCGGGAGCGGCTGGCCCGCTGGGAGTCCGGCGAGATGTCGGGTGCGGAGTTCGACGAGCCGGTGGCGGCCTCGAGGGCCGCCTTCGCCAGCCTGGCCGGGGTCCCCGTCGCGACGGTGGCGATGGGCGGCAGCGTCTCCGCGCTCGTGGGCCTGGTTGCGGCGTCCGTGCCGGACGGCGCACGGGTCGCGACGCTGCCCGGCGAGTTCACCAGCGTCACGGCACCCTTCACCACCCAGGCGGCGCGCGGCGTCTCGGTCACCACGCTGGCGCCGGGCGACCTGGAGGCGAGGGCCGGCGAGTTCGACGTCGTCGCCGCCAGCCTCGTGCAGTCGGCCGACGGCCGGGTCCTGGACACCGGCCGGCTCCGCTCGGCGGTCCGCGACCGGGACACCCTCGTGCTGCTGGACGTCACGCAGGCGATGGGGTGGATGGACCTCGACGTGGCCTGGGCCGACGCCGTGGTCGGCGGCAGCTACAAGTGGTTGCTCGCGCCCCGTGGGGCGGCCTGGATGGCGCTCAGCGGGGCGCTGGCCGGGCAGACCGTGCCGCATGCGGCGGGCTGGTACTCCGGCCCGGACCCCTGGTCGCAGATCTACACCTTCCCCGCCCTGCTGGCGCCGGACGCCCGGCGGTTCGACACCTCGCCGGCGTGGTTCACCGTGCTCGGCGCCGCGGTCTCGATGCCGTGGCTGGCGGGGCTGGAGATGGCCGCGGTGGAGCAGCACTGCGTGGGACTGGCCAACCAGGTCCGGGCGGCGGCGGGGATGGAGCCGTCGAACTCCTCGATCGTCGCCCTCCACGCCCCCGGCCTGGCCGACCGGCTGGCCGGGCACGGCGTCCGTGCCGCGGTCCGGGCGGGCTCGGTGCGGGTGAGCTTCCACCTCTACACCACGCAGGAGGACGCGGACGCGCTCGTCGAGGTCCTGGACCGCCTCGCCGACTAG
- a CDS encoding CPBP family intramembrane glutamic endopeptidase, translated as MPVSEPKAPPEQTVPRPTVARVLPAVGVSVSAFLVFGLQARWQGLVLLVLSVVAARLVARALCRDLLLVGLGIAVVSTTSVEADISWPMFFRLGFVLAAAVAVPVAVDRLVYRRRAIRFPWVAGDRWSRLQWGYVVAVPVLGWLILPVYFIRSGAYQNWPAIGTASEYGRFFVGVNAVGLWDELFFICVCFVLLRRHFPVWLANLLQATIFVSFLWELGYREWGPLLTVPFALLQGWIFTRTRSLGYVVLIHLLFDAIVFLAIVHAHDPAAFPIFLY; from the coding sequence CTGCCCGTCTCCGAGCCGAAGGCTCCGCCCGAGCAGACCGTCCCCCGGCCGACCGTGGCACGCGTGCTGCCGGCCGTCGGGGTGTCGGTGTCCGCCTTCCTGGTCTTCGGTCTCCAGGCGCGGTGGCAGGGTCTGGTGCTGCTGGTGCTCAGCGTGGTCGCCGCGCGCCTGGTGGCCAGGGCCCTGTGCCGCGACCTGCTGCTGGTCGGCCTGGGGATCGCGGTCGTCTCGACGACCTCGGTGGAGGCCGACATCAGCTGGCCGATGTTCTTCCGGCTCGGGTTCGTGCTGGCCGCGGCGGTGGCGGTGCCGGTCGCGGTGGACCGGCTGGTCTACCGGCGCCGCGCGATCCGCTTCCCGTGGGTGGCTGGAGACCGCTGGAGCCGCCTGCAGTGGGGTTACGTCGTGGCCGTGCCGGTGCTGGGCTGGCTGATCCTGCCGGTCTACTTCATCCGCTCCGGCGCCTACCAGAACTGGCCCGCGATCGGCACGGCCAGCGAGTACGGCCGCTTCTTCGTCGGCGTCAACGCGGTCGGGCTGTGGGACGAGCTGTTCTTCATCTGCGTGTGCTTCGTGCTGCTGCGGCGGCACTTCCCGGTCTGGCTGGCCAACCTGCTCCAGGCGACGATCTTCGTGTCGTTCCTGTGGGAGCTGGGCTACCGGGAGTGGGGCCCGCTGCTCACCGTCCCCTTCGCGCTGCTGCAGGGCTGGATCTTCACCCGCACCCGCTCGCTGGGGTATGTCGTGCTCATCCACCTGCTCTTCGACGCGATCGTCTTCCTCGCGATCGTCCACGCGCACGACCCCGCGGCCTTCCCGATCTTCCTCTACTGA
- a CDS encoding SPFH domain-containing protein: MLRHLLVHPSTTALEYRRGEFARALEPGRHPVPLRATHVAVDLREQLLAVAPQEILTADGLSVRVTSAVRLAVGDARAFHEVAFDPHALVYLATQVALREALGGLTVEELTRRGASLPVTELTAAADAAARPVGLVVREVVVKDVILPPEVRAAAVELATAKARGMARLEAARAENASLRSLANAAKVLEAHPALARLRMVQEARPGTTLVVRLDDERAPVVTPAEAG, from the coding sequence ATGCTCCGACACCTTCTCGTCCACCCCTCCACCACCGCCCTGGAGTACCGCCGCGGGGAGTTCGCCCGCGCCCTCGAGCCCGGCCGCCACCCGGTGCCGCTGCGCGCCACGCACGTGGCGGTCGACCTGCGTGAGCAGCTGCTGGCGGTCGCCCCGCAGGAGATCCTCACCGCCGACGGCCTGTCCGTCCGCGTGACCTCCGCGGTCCGCCTGGCGGTCGGAGACGCGCGGGCCTTCCACGAGGTGGCCTTCGACCCGCACGCGCTGGTCTACCTGGCCACCCAGGTCGCGCTGCGCGAGGCGCTCGGCGGGCTCACCGTGGAGGAGCTGACGCGGCGCGGCGCCTCGCTGCCGGTCACCGAGCTCACCGCGGCCGCCGACGCCGCCGCCCGCCCGGTCGGCCTCGTCGTGCGCGAGGTCGTCGTCAAGGACGTGATCCTCCCGCCCGAGGTGCGGGCTGCCGCGGTCGAGCTGGCCACGGCCAAGGCGCGGGGCATGGCGCGGCTGGAGGCGGCGCGCGCCGAGAACGCGTCCCTGCGCTCGCTGGCCAACGCGGCCAAGGTCCTGGAGGCGCACCCGGCGCTGGCGCGGCTGCGCATGGTGCAGGAGGCACGTCCCGGCACCACCCTCGTCGTCCGGCTGGACGACGAGCGGGCCCCCGTCGTCACGCCGGCCGAGGCAGGCTGA
- a CDS encoding RecQ family ATP-dependent DNA helicase, translating into MVEGAGVGTPDETLVATAHDALRRLVGSPGAQFRDGQLDAVLALVQERSRVLVVQRTGWGKSAVYFVATALRRAQHAGPTIIVSPLLALMRDQIAAAARAGVRAVTMNSANATEWDTVRAALAADEVDVLLVSPERLNNPRFREEQLPDLAARCGLLVVDEAHCISDWGHDFRPDYRRIRTLLDALPEGTPVLATTATANERVVEDVVEQLGVGGAVVRTVRGPLARASLRLGVLPRLTPEQRLGWIVAHLTDLPGSGIVYCLTVAAAEDVAEALRTAGHEVAAYTGRTDPEERERLETALRENQVKALVATSALGMGFDKPDLGFVVHLGAPSSPVAYYQQVGRAGRATDRADVLLLPGSEDRDIWSYFATVSMPRQDQADAVLTALAEARRPLSTPALETMVDVRRTRLELLLKVLDVEGAVDKVQGGWVGTGQPWVYDRERYQRVADARVREAELMVAYQQTSKCRMAFLQETLDDPTASPCGRCDNCAGVWYPTEIPDEAVGAARTQLGGVGVRVDPRAQWPTGMPRLGVDVKGRIAAEEQAEPGRALARLSDLGWGQRLRTALAEGTRVVDPEDPDAAEQPGRPVPPEVVRAVVQVLAGWDWAARPVGVVAMPSRRRPAVVSSLAEQISQIGRLPMLGRLDYADGGPVGEPGGNSAFRLANVWDRITVGPELREALASARGPVLLVDDVVDSRWTLTIASRALRLAGAGAVLPLVLAVDG; encoded by the coding sequence ATGGTCGAGGGAGCGGGTGTCGGCACCCCCGACGAGACGCTGGTGGCCACGGCCCACGACGCGTTGCGCCGCCTGGTCGGCAGCCCCGGTGCGCAGTTCCGGGACGGGCAGCTCGACGCCGTGCTCGCCCTGGTGCAGGAGCGCTCGCGGGTGCTCGTCGTGCAGCGCACCGGGTGGGGCAAGTCCGCGGTCTACTTCGTGGCGACCGCGTTGCGGCGGGCCCAGCACGCCGGACCCACGATCATCGTCTCCCCCCTGCTGGCCCTGATGCGCGACCAGATCGCCGCGGCCGCCCGGGCCGGCGTCCGGGCGGTGACGATGAACTCGGCCAACGCCACCGAGTGGGACACCGTGCGGGCGGCCCTGGCGGCCGACGAGGTCGACGTCCTCCTGGTCAGTCCGGAGCGGCTCAACAACCCGCGCTTCCGCGAGGAGCAGCTGCCCGACCTCGCGGCCCGCTGCGGGCTTCTGGTCGTCGACGAGGCGCACTGCATCAGCGACTGGGGTCACGACTTCCGTCCGGACTACCGGCGTATCCGGACCCTCCTCGACGCGCTCCCGGAGGGCACGCCGGTCCTGGCGACGACGGCCACCGCCAACGAGCGGGTCGTCGAGGACGTCGTCGAGCAGCTCGGCGTCGGGGGTGCGGTCGTGCGCACCGTCCGTGGTCCGTTGGCGCGGGCCTCACTGCGCCTGGGCGTGCTGCCCCGGCTCACCCCGGAGCAACGGCTGGGCTGGATCGTCGCCCACCTGACCGATCTGCCGGGCAGCGGCATCGTCTACTGCCTGACGGTGGCCGCCGCCGAGGACGTCGCCGAGGCGCTACGGACCGCGGGGCACGAGGTAGCGGCCTACACGGGGCGCACCGACCCCGAGGAGCGCGAACGTCTGGAGACCGCGCTCAGGGAGAACCAGGTCAAGGCGCTCGTGGCGACCAGCGCCCTCGGCATGGGCTTCGACAAGCCCGACCTCGGCTTCGTCGTGCATCTGGGCGCGCCGAGCTCGCCGGTGGCCTACTACCAGCAGGTCGGTCGTGCCGGTCGCGCCACCGATCGCGCCGACGTGCTGCTCCTGCCCGGCTCGGAGGACCGGGACATCTGGTCCTACTTCGCGACGGTGTCGATGCCCCGCCAGGACCAGGCGGACGCCGTCCTGACCGCCCTGGCCGAGGCGCGACGTCCGCTGTCCACGCCCGCGCTGGAGACGATGGTCGACGTGCGCCGCACCAGGCTCGAGCTGCTGCTCAAGGTGCTCGACGTCGAGGGCGCGGTCGACAAGGTCCAGGGCGGGTGGGTCGGCACCGGCCAGCCCTGGGTCTACGACCGTGAGCGTTACCAGCGGGTGGCCGACGCACGCGTGCGCGAGGCCGAGCTGATGGTCGCCTACCAGCAGACCTCGAAGTGCCGGATGGCCTTCCTCCAGGAGACCCTCGACGACCCCACGGCCAGCCCGTGCGGGAGGTGCGACAACTGCGCCGGGGTCTGGTACCCGACCGAGATCCCGGACGAGGCGGTCGGGGCGGCACGGACCCAGCTCGGCGGTGTCGGCGTGCGGGTCGACCCCCGGGCGCAGTGGCCGACCGGCATGCCGAGGCTGGGCGTCGACGTCAAGGGCCGGATCGCCGCGGAGGAACAGGCCGAGCCCGGCCGTGCCCTGGCCCGGCTCTCCGACCTGGGTTGGGGACAGCGGTTGCGCACGGCCCTGGCCGAGGGCACCCGTGTCGTCGACCCGGAGGACCCGGACGCGGCGGAGCAGCCCGGACGGCCGGTGCCGCCGGAGGTCGTGCGGGCCGTGGTGCAGGTGCTGGCCGGCTGGGACTGGGCGGCCCGCCCGGTCGGCGTGGTGGCGATGCCCTCGCGCCGCCGTCCGGCCGTCGTCAGTTCCCTCGCCGAGCAGATCAGCCAGATCGGCCGGCTGCCGATGCTCGGCAGGCTGGACTACGCCGATGGCGGCCCGGTGGGAGAGCCGGGCGGCAACAGCGCGTTCCGGCTGGCCAACGTGTGGGACCGCATCACCGTCGGTCCCGAGCTGCGCGAAGCTCTGGCCTCGGCGCGCGGCCCGGTCCTGCTGGTCGACGACGTCGTGGACTCGCGCTGGACCCTGACGATCGCCTCCCGCGCGCTGCGCCTCGCCGGGGCCGGGGCCGTGCTCCCACTGGTGCTGGCTGTCGACGGCTGA
- a CDS encoding LysM peptidoglycan-binding domain-containing protein gives MSTAVVDLFPVAGAEPFGVPASRRRGGHLRVVAPHERVAGTTDPLRITRRGRLTLTSTVVLVLVLAVASLVSALGPAGASSAVTVEPGMTLSQLAAEQLPEVPLSQAVTDIQRANRLSTTDIAAGQTLVIPGR, from the coding sequence ATGAGCACAGCAGTCGTCGACCTGTTCCCCGTCGCCGGTGCCGAGCCGTTCGGCGTCCCGGCCTCCCGGCGTCGGGGTGGCCACCTGCGCGTCGTCGCTCCGCACGAGCGGGTCGCCGGGACGACGGATCCTCTGCGCATCACCCGGCGCGGACGGCTGACCCTGACCAGCACCGTCGTGCTCGTCCTGGTCCTGGCCGTGGCCTCCCTCGTCAGCGCGCTGGGACCAGCCGGTGCCAGCAGTGCCGTGACCGTGGAGCCGGGGATGACCCTCTCGCAGCTCGCCGCGGAGCAGCTGCCCGAGGTTCCGCTGAGCCAGGCCGTCACCGACATCCAGCGCGCCAACCGGCTGAGCACGACCGACATCGCAGCGGGCCAGACCCTCGTGATCCCCGGCCGCTGA
- the lexA gene encoding transcriptional repressor LexA, producing MATIHEMPDRDGGAKLTNRQQRVLAVIRDSVDARGYPPSLREIGEAVGLTSPSSVAHQLKMLERKGFLRRDPHRPRAIEVVVPGSGDGVGYRRATAGSQRNEPAADAYDETGIGDARPEASYVPVVGRIAAGGPILAEEAIEDVFPLPRQIVGEGELFLLKVVGDSMVDAAICDGDWVVVRRQPTAVNGDIVAAMLDNEATVKTYKKSKEKVWLMPHNPAYEPIDGDHAVVLGKVTAVLRRV from the coding sequence ATGGCAACGATCCACGAGATGCCCGACCGCGACGGGGGCGCCAAGCTCACCAACCGTCAGCAGCGCGTGCTGGCGGTCATCCGCGACTCGGTCGACGCCAGGGGCTACCCGCCCAGCCTGCGCGAGATCGGCGAGGCGGTGGGCCTGACCTCACCCAGCTCGGTCGCCCACCAGCTCAAGATGCTCGAGCGCAAGGGCTTCCTGCGCCGCGACCCCCACCGCCCCCGGGCGATCGAGGTCGTCGTGCCCGGGTCCGGCGACGGCGTGGGCTACCGGCGCGCCACCGCGGGCTCGCAGCGCAATGAGCCGGCTGCGGACGCCTACGACGAGACGGGCATCGGCGACGCCCGTCCCGAGGCGTCCTACGTCCCCGTCGTCGGGCGGATCGCCGCCGGCGGGCCGATCCTGGCCGAGGAGGCCATCGAGGACGTCTTCCCGCTGCCCCGCCAGATCGTCGGCGAGGGCGAGCTCTTCCTGCTCAAGGTCGTGGGCGACTCGATGGTCGACGCGGCGATCTGCGACGGCGACTGGGTCGTGGTGCGCCGACAGCCCACTGCGGTCAACGGCGACATCGTCGCCGCGATGCTCGACAACGAGGCGACGGTCAAGACCTACAAGAAGAGCAAGGAGAAGGTCTGGCTCATGCCGCACAACCCGGCCTACGAGCCGATCGACGGCGACCACGCCGTCGTGCTGGGCAAGGTCACCGCCGT